A part of Deinococcus budaensis genomic DNA contains:
- a CDS encoding adenylate kinase has protein sequence MTQPKHKVVIFLGPPGAGKGTQAERLAREHQLTKISTGDILRDHVSRGTDLGRQVKPILDAGQLVPDEILIALIRDRLAGMEPVRVIFDGFPRTLAQAQALDMLLEELGVPVSAVPLLEVPDELLVQRIVDRGRQAASAGQTPRADDTEAVARERQQVYREQTQPLIDYYSARGHLRSLDGVGSMDEVYNRVLQTLR, from the coding sequence ATGACTCAACCCAAACACAAGGTCGTGATTTTCCTGGGGCCTCCCGGAGCGGGCAAAGGAACCCAGGCCGAGCGCCTCGCGCGCGAGCACCAGCTCACCAAGATCAGCACCGGAGACATCCTGCGCGACCACGTCTCGCGCGGCACCGACCTCGGGCGTCAGGTCAAGCCCATTCTCGACGCGGGGCAACTCGTGCCCGACGAGATCCTGATCGCGCTGATCCGCGACCGCCTGGCCGGGATGGAACCGGTGCGGGTGATTTTCGACGGCTTCCCGCGCACGCTGGCTCAGGCGCAGGCCCTGGACATGCTGCTGGAGGAACTGGGCGTTCCGGTCAGCGCCGTGCCGCTGCTGGAGGTCCCCGACGAGCTGCTGGTGCAGCGCATCGTGGACCGGGGCCGCCAGGCTGCCTCTGCCGGACAGACCCCCCGCGCCGACGACACCGAGGCGGTCGCCCGCGAGCGCCAGCAGGTCTACCGCGAGCAGACCCAGCCTTTGATCGACTACTACAGCGCCCGCGGTCACCTGCGTTCCCTGGACGGGGTCGGCAGCATGGACGAGGTCTACAACCGCGTTCTCCAGACGCTGCGCTGA
- the rpmD gene encoding 50S ribosomal protein L30, whose translation MKVTLKRSVIGRPQNQVQTVRALGLRKIGDSREVNDTPATRGMIKTVQHLLEVEA comes from the coding sequence ATCAAAGTCACCCTCAAGCGCAGCGTGATCGGCCGTCCCCAGAACCAGGTGCAGACGGTCCGGGCGCTGGGTCTCCGGAAGATCGGCGACAGCCGTGAGGTCAACGACACGCCCGCCACGCGCGGCATGATCAAGACCGTGCAGCACCTCCTGGAGGTGGAAGCGTGA
- the infA gene encoding translation initiation factor IF-1, whose translation MPEQREKRKKEESDTVRAEGVVEEALPNTTFRVKLDTGHDILAYISGKMRIHYIRILPGDRVVLEISPYDTSRGRIVYRK comes from the coding sequence ATGCCGGAACAGCGGGAAAAGCGTAAGAAGGAAGAGTCCGATACCGTGCGGGCCGAGGGCGTGGTCGAAGAGGCGCTGCCCAACACCACGTTCCGCGTGAAACTCGACACCGGGCACGACATTCTGGCGTACATCAGCGGCAAGATGCGCATTCACTACATCCGCATTCTGCCCGGAGACCGTGTGGTTCTGGAGATCAGTCCGTACGACACGTCGCGCGGGCGCATCGTCTACCGCAAGTAA
- the secY gene encoding preprotein translocase subunit SecY produces the protein MLRAFRDAFRILDLRRKIVFTLLLLAVYRLGSTIPTPGVNTAALAEATSGGLFGLISLISGGNLSQFSIFALGVLPYITASIVIQLLTTTVPALEKLSKEGEEGRKKINQYTRYAAIGLGAAQALFFSLYITSNPTFIAVGWDPGLFTTLVMVLTQVAGIAFTMWIGERITEVGVGNGISLIITAGIIANYPREIAATGELFRTDQVSLLQIVAFIAVILVTIAGIVYVYQGERRVPVTYARARGGAPGGAARNLGGQATWLPIKVNQAGVIPVIFASAMLILPNLIGSATAERAPAVNAFIQTYLTFGSPWYIALEALLIFGFTYLYNSVQFDPKRISEQLREAGGFIPGVRPGTATAEYLGGISSRLSLWGAIFLVILTVVPQIVQRVTGITTFQFSGTGLLIIVGVALETLKQLEAQLTVRRYDGFISKGRIRGRLNN, from the coding sequence ATGCTGCGCGCCTTCCGCGACGCGTTCCGCATCCTAGATCTGCGCCGGAAGATTGTCTTCACCCTGCTGCTGCTCGCCGTGTACCGTCTCGGAAGCACCATCCCGACGCCCGGCGTAAACACCGCAGCGCTCGCAGAGGCCACCTCGGGTGGCCTTTTCGGGTTGATCAGCCTGATCTCGGGCGGCAATCTTTCGCAGTTCTCGATTTTCGCGCTCGGGGTGCTGCCGTACATCACGGCCAGCATCGTCATTCAGCTGCTCACCACCACCGTTCCCGCGCTGGAAAAGCTCAGCAAGGAGGGCGAGGAGGGCCGCAAGAAGATCAACCAGTACACCCGTTACGCGGCCATCGGCCTCGGGGCGGCGCAGGCACTGTTCTTCTCGCTGTACATCACCAGCAACCCCACGTTTATCGCGGTGGGCTGGGACCCCGGCCTCTTTACCACGCTGGTGATGGTGCTGACCCAGGTGGCGGGCATCGCCTTTACCATGTGGATCGGTGAGCGCATCACCGAGGTGGGCGTCGGCAACGGCATCAGCCTGATCATCACGGCGGGCATCATCGCCAACTACCCCCGCGAGATCGCGGCGACCGGCGAGCTGTTCCGCACCGATCAGGTGTCGCTGCTGCAAATCGTGGCCTTCATTGCCGTGATTCTGGTGACCATCGCCGGGATCGTGTATGTCTACCAGGGCGAGCGCCGTGTTCCCGTCACCTACGCCCGTGCCCGGGGCGGAGCGCCCGGCGGCGCGGCGCGCAACCTGGGAGGCCAGGCCACCTGGCTGCCCATCAAGGTCAACCAGGCGGGCGTGATTCCGGTGATTTTCGCCTCGGCCATGCTGATCTTGCCCAACCTGATCGGCAGCGCCACCGCTGAGCGGGCGCCTGCGGTCAACGCTTTTATCCAGACCTACCTGACCTTCGGGAGTCCCTGGTACATCGCGCTGGAAGCTCTCTTGATCTTCGGGTTCACGTACCTGTACAACAGCGTGCAGTTCGATCCCAAGCGCATCAGTGAGCAGCTGCGCGAGGCGGGCGGCTTTATTCCGGGCGTGCGTCCGGGCACCGCCACCGCCGAGTACCTGGGCGGCATCAGCAGCCGCCTGAGCCTGTGGGGCGCGATCTTCCTGGTGATCCTGACGGTCGTGCCGCAGATCGTGCAGCGCGTGACGGGGATCACGACCTTCCAGTTCAGCGGCACCGGCCTGCTGATCATCGTGGGGGTGGCGCTGGAGACCCTCAAGCAGCTGGAGGCGCAACTGACGGTGCGCCGTTACGACGGCTTTATCAGCAAGGGCCGCATTCGCGGACGCCTGAACAACTGA
- the rpsD gene encoding 30S ribosomal protein S4 produces the protein MGRFRGSITKLSRREGINLAETEKVQKYLDKRPYAPGQHGQRRGRGRPSDYSVRLREKQKLARLYGMGERQFRNLFEEAASVPGVTGTVFLQLLERRLDNVVFRMGFASTRRQARQFVGHGHVLVNGKKVDIASYRVKIGDEISVSEKSRSMGFIQENMEAQKRRRTSPWIELNPETFSGTFSRLPAREDLALPINENFIIEYYSR, from the coding sequence ATGGGTCGTTTCCGTGGTTCCATTACCAAGCTCAGCCGCCGCGAAGGCATCAACCTCGCGGAGACTGAAAAAGTCCAGAAGTACCTCGACAAGCGCCCCTACGCGCCCGGCCAGCACGGCCAGCGCCGTGGCCGTGGTCGCCCCAGCGACTACAGCGTGCGCCTGCGGGAAAAGCAGAAGCTCGCCCGCCTGTACGGCATGGGCGAAAGGCAGTTCCGCAACCTCTTTGAGGAAGCGGCGAGCGTGCCCGGCGTGACCGGCACGGTGTTCTTGCAGCTGCTGGAGCGCCGCCTGGACAACGTCGTGTTTCGCATGGGCTTTGCCAGCACCCGCCGTCAGGCCCGGCAGTTTGTCGGCCACGGGCACGTGCTGGTGAACGGCAAGAAAGTGGACATCGCGTCTTACCGGGTCAAGATCGGGGACGAGATCAGCGTGTCCGAGAAGAGCCGCTCGATGGGCTTTATCCAGGAGAACATGGAGGCGCAAAAGCGCCGCCGCACCAGCCCCTGGATCGAGCTGAACCCCGAGACCTTTAGCGGCACCTTCTCGCGTCTGCCCGCGCGCGAGGACCTGGCGCTGCCGATCAACGAGAACTTCATCATCGAGTACTACTCGCGCTAA
- a CDS encoding NYN domain-containing protein encodes MTERIALFIDGANVYAAAKRLGWNFDHRKILEHFAAYGALHNAFYYTAVPAQVDDKQKRFIDALTYMGYTVRTRPLRESTDEHGDTHRRASLDIEIVTDLLTTAERFDTAVLLTGDGDFERPVEVLRARGKRVVVASIPEMTSYELRNAADSYVDLASIREQVERPGYRLPSEGRGEGRGSESRPYYVSVPLTDADER; translated from the coding sequence ATGACAGAACGCATCGCACTTTTTATTGACGGGGCCAACGTGTACGCGGCGGCCAAGCGGCTGGGGTGGAACTTCGACCACCGCAAGATCCTGGAACACTTCGCGGCCTACGGCGCCCTGCACAACGCCTTTTATTACACGGCGGTGCCTGCCCAGGTGGACGACAAGCAAAAGCGCTTTATCGACGCGCTGACCTACATGGGCTACACCGTGCGCACCCGCCCGCTGCGCGAGAGCACCGACGAGCACGGCGACACCCACCGCCGCGCCAGCCTCGACATCGAGATCGTGACCGATCTGCTGACCACGGCGGAGCGCTTCGACACCGCCGTGCTGCTCACCGGCGACGGCGACTTCGAGCGTCCGGTGGAGGTGTTGCGGGCGCGCGGCAAGCGGGTGGTGGTGGCGAGCATTCCCGAGATGACGAGCTACGAGCTGCGCAACGCGGCCGACAGCTACGTGGACCTCGCCAGCATTCGCGAGCAGGTCGAGCGGCCCGGCTACCGCCTGCCCAGCGAGGGGCGGGGCGAGGGCCGGGGCAGCGAGAGCCGCCCGTACTACGTGAGCGTGCCCCTGACGGACGCCGATGAGCGCTGA
- the rplQ gene encoding 50S ribosomal protein L17: MRHGKAGRKLNRNSSARVALARAQATALLREGRIQTTLTKAKELRPYVEKLITTAKGGDLHARRLVARDIHDIAVVRKVMDEVAPKYADRQGGYTRILRVGTRRGDGVTMALIELV, from the coding sequence ATGCGTCACGGTAAAGCCGGTCGCAAGCTCAACCGCAACAGCAGCGCCCGCGTCGCCCTGGCCCGTGCCCAGGCGACTGCCCTGCTGCGCGAGGGCCGCATCCAGACGACCCTCACGAAGGCCAAGGAGCTGCGCCCCTACGTCGAGAAGCTGATCACCACCGCCAAGGGTGGGGACCTGCACGCCCGCCGCCTCGTCGCCCGCGACATCCACGACATCGCCGTGGTCCGCAAGGTGATGGACGAGGTCGCGCCCAAGTACGCCGACCGCCAGGGTGGCTACACCCGCATCCTGCGTGTGGGCACCCGCCGCGGCGACGGCGTCACGATGGCCCTGATCGAACTCGTCTGA
- the rpmJ gene encoding 50S ribosomal protein L36, with protein MKVRSSVKKMCDNCKVIRRHGRVLVICTNVKHKQRQG; from the coding sequence ATGAAAGTTCGCAGCAGTGTCAAGAAGATGTGCGACAACTGCAAGGTGATCCGCCGCCACGGGCGCGTGCTGGTTATCTGCACCAACGTCAAGCACAAGCAGAGGCAAGGCTAA
- a CDS encoding RBBP9/YdeN family alpha/beta hydrolase yields the protein MTPTLVIVPGLGDSGPGHWQTLWTEKFGAARVQQDDPEAPTPQAWAARLHEVIEATPGDLVLVGHSCGVLTIVHWARLFGGHGRVRGALLVSPTDAGQADMADLAPAVLALAPVPLAPLPFPALVVASENDPYVRSERAQAFADAWEAEFVTAGEAGHLNVASGHGEWEEGEVLLSEALHAWTPPGVTRF from the coding sequence ATGACCCCCACCCTCGTCATCGTGCCCGGCCTGGGCGACAGCGGGCCGGGGCACTGGCAGACGCTCTGGACCGAGAAGTTCGGGGCCGCCCGCGTCCAGCAGGACGACCCCGAGGCGCCCACCCCGCAGGCCTGGGCGGCGCGGCTTCACGAGGTCATCGAGGCGACACCCGGCGACCTCGTGCTGGTCGGGCATTCCTGCGGGGTGCTGACCATCGTGCACTGGGCGCGGCTGTTCGGCGGGCACGGGCGGGTGCGGGGCGCCCTCCTGGTCAGCCCCACCGACGCCGGGCAGGCGGACATGGCCGACCTCGCGCCCGCCGTTCTGGCCCTGGCTCCGGTGCCGCTTGCCCCGCTGCCCTTTCCGGCGCTGGTCGTCGCCAGCGAGAACGACCCCTACGTCCGCTCCGAGCGGGCGCAGGCGTTCGCGGACGCCTGGGAGGCCGAGTTCGTCACGGCGGGGGAAGCGGGGCACCTCAACGTGGCGAGCGGCCACGGCGAGTGGGAGGAGGGAGAAGTCCTGCTCTCGGAAGCGCTGCACGCCTGGACACCGCCAGGGGTCACGCGCTTCTGA
- the plsX gene encoding phosphate acyltransferase PlsX — protein MSAEPPASAARTPRPPLPIALDAVGGDHGAAPNVEGAVQAARAGVPVLLVGPRVALHAELGKHAGSASLPLTVVDAPDLIGMTEHASDVRGRTGASINVCTRLVKEGRAAAAVSMGHSGATMASALLTLGRVRGVDRPAILTHLPSKKGFVTLLDVGANADVKPAYLAQWARLATVYLRVVEGQADPTVGLLSIGEEDHKGSQLVLDAHALLRAQDGHGIHFHGNVEGRDIFQGTTDIVVTDGFTGNVVLKLAEGEAKVLFGWVRDALGGSLKTKLGGLLVRPALRGLAERMDPSTYGASILIGVRGLAFIGHGSADARAVKNALLRASRAHEADLIERLEAALAPAPA, from the coding sequence ATGAGCGCTGAGCCGCCCGCCTCCGCCGCCCGGACCCCGCGTCCGCCGCTGCCCATCGCGCTCGACGCGGTCGGTGGGGACCACGGCGCCGCCCCCAACGTCGAGGGCGCCGTGCAGGCGGCCCGCGCGGGGGTGCCGGTGCTGCTCGTCGGGCCCCGCGTGGCCCTACACGCCGAACTCGGCAAGCACGCCGGAAGCGCCAGCCTGCCGCTGACGGTGGTGGACGCCCCCGACCTGATCGGCATGACCGAGCACGCCAGCGACGTGCGGGGCCGCACGGGCGCGAGCATCAACGTCTGCACCCGGCTGGTGAAGGAGGGCCGGGCCGCCGCCGCCGTCAGCATGGGCCACAGCGGCGCCACCATGGCCTCGGCGCTGCTCACGTTGGGCCGGGTCCGGGGTGTGGACCGCCCCGCGATCCTGACGCACCTGCCCAGCAAAAAGGGCTTCGTGACCCTGCTCGACGTGGGTGCCAACGCGGACGTGAAACCCGCCTACCTCGCGCAGTGGGCGCGCCTCGCCACGGTGTACCTGCGGGTCGTGGAAGGGCAGGCCGATCCCACGGTAGGCCTGCTCTCCATCGGTGAGGAGGACCACAAGGGCAGCCAGCTGGTGCTCGACGCCCACGCGCTGCTGCGGGCGCAAGACGGCCACGGCATCCACTTCCACGGCAACGTGGAGGGCCGCGACATCTTCCAGGGCACCACCGATATCGTGGTCACCGACGGCTTTACCGGCAACGTGGTGCTCAAGCTCGCGGAAGGCGAGGCCAAGGTCCTGTTCGGGTGGGTGCGCGACGCGCTGGGAGGCAGCCTCAAGACCAAACTCGGCGGCTTGCTGGTGCGCCCCGCGCTGCGCGGCCTGGCCGAGCGGATGGACCCCAGCACCTACGGGGCGAGCATTTTGATCGGCGTGCGCGGCCTGGCGTTTATCGGCCACGGCAGCGCCGACGCCCGCGCCGTCAAGAACGCCCTGCTGCGGGCCTCGCGCGCCCACGAGGCCGATCTGATCGAGCGGCTGGAAGCGGCGCTGGCGCCCGCACCCGCCTGA
- a CDS encoding DNA-directed RNA polymerase subunit alpha — translation MDQKRPQLKARVDGDYGEFVLEPLTRGYGVTIGNPIRRILMSSIPGTAVTSVYIEDVLHEFSTIPGVKEDVIRLILNLKELVVKFHAPGPKTLTLRAQGEGVVKASAFEVPSDAEIVNPDLTIATLAEDGKLVMEVRVEEGEGYVPADKHSTKDRINSIPVDAVFSPVRRVAYHVENTRVGQQTDLDRLILRVWTDGSVGPQETLDAAVDILRDELTVFGNVETLPAAAPEVPQPVYTPAAPAASGYELPRQPELSINPQPYPADHDTPRVTLEGLGLTTRVLHSLKEEGIDSVDALCALSDRDLKKVPGIGERSLDEIKQQLAQFGLALRD, via the coding sequence GTGGATCAAAAGCGCCCTCAACTCAAAGCCCGCGTCGACGGTGATTACGGCGAGTTCGTGCTCGAACCGCTCACGCGCGGCTACGGCGTCACCATCGGGAACCCCATCCGGCGCATCCTGATGTCCTCGATCCCCGGCACGGCCGTGACGAGCGTGTACATCGAGGATGTCCTGCACGAGTTTTCCACCATTCCGGGCGTCAAGGAAGACGTGATCCGCCTGATCCTGAACCTCAAGGAACTCGTGGTGAAGTTTCACGCGCCCGGCCCCAAGACGCTGACCCTGCGCGCGCAGGGCGAGGGCGTGGTCAAGGCGAGCGCCTTCGAGGTGCCCAGCGACGCCGAGATCGTCAACCCCGACCTCACCATCGCCACGCTGGCCGAGGACGGCAAGCTGGTGATGGAGGTGCGCGTCGAGGAAGGCGAGGGCTACGTTCCGGCCGACAAGCACTCCACCAAAGACCGCATCAACTCGATCCCGGTGGACGCGGTGTTCTCCCCGGTGCGCCGGGTGGCCTATCACGTGGAAAACACCCGCGTGGGCCAGCAGACCGACCTCGACCGCCTGATCCTGCGGGTCTGGACCGACGGCAGCGTCGGCCCCCAGGAAACGCTGGACGCGGCCGTGGACATCCTGCGCGACGAGCTGACGGTCTTCGGCAACGTGGAGACGCTGCCCGCCGCCGCCCCCGAGGTGCCGCAGCCGGTGTACACGCCCGCCGCGCCCGCCGCGAGCGGCTACGAGCTGCCCCGCCAGCCGGAACTCAGCATCAACCCCCAGCCGTACCCCGCCGACCACGACACGCCCCGCGTGACGCTGGAAGGTCTGGGCCTCACGACCCGCGTGCTGCACTCCCTCAAGGAGGAAGGCATCGACTCCGTGGACGCCCTGTGCGCTCTTTCCGACCGTGACCTGAAAAAGGTCCCCGGGATCGGCGAGCGCAGCCTCGACGAGATCAAGCAGCAGCTCGCGCAGTTCGGGCTGGCGTTAAGAGACTAA
- a CDS encoding mechanosensitive ion channel family protein, protein MLDELTFQLQKPQVWLGLALTLLIAYALYRFGGMLLRALEPYVRPALLTGLKWLWLLVVAFCWLSVATHVAYLPSVPVLFEVGQDLVQGFRNSAGQVLVTVALALIAWNLIGSLSERIVAGEEFNRRSVRVQTLKGVVESTLKVVVVIISLIAGLQTLGVNATSLLAGVSVLGLAVGFGAQSLIKDVFNGFFILLEDQYGVGDVITVNSGPLSGNVERLNLRATALRALDGTVHIVPNGQIQTVSVSSKDWSRVVATVDVTYAANINDALRVLEAVSNELHADPAWAHYFLEAPEIQGVTQLAPDGVTLRALFKVQPKSQFAVGREFNRRIKIAMDQAGIEIPFPQRSLNFGAAPLEIRLTQEAAPVRDPRETQNRTQAPVKPSLLRDPDEDEQT, encoded by the coding sequence ATGCTGGACGAACTGACGTTTCAACTGCAAAAGCCGCAGGTGTGGCTGGGCCTGGCGCTGACCCTCCTGATCGCCTACGCGCTGTACCGCTTCGGCGGGATGCTGCTGCGCGCGCTGGAGCCGTATGTCCGTCCCGCGCTGCTGACCGGGCTGAAGTGGCTGTGGCTGCTGGTGGTGGCGTTTTGCTGGCTGTCGGTCGCCACGCACGTCGCGTACCTGCCCAGTGTGCCGGTCTTGTTCGAGGTGGGGCAAGACCTCGTGCAGGGCTTTCGCAACAGTGCCGGGCAGGTGCTGGTGACGGTGGCCCTGGCCCTGATCGCCTGGAACCTGATCGGCAGCCTCAGCGAGCGCATCGTGGCGGGCGAGGAGTTCAACCGCCGCAGCGTGCGGGTGCAGACCCTCAAGGGCGTGGTGGAAAGCACCCTCAAGGTCGTGGTGGTCATCATCAGCCTGATCGCGGGCCTCCAGACGCTGGGGGTAAATGCGACCAGCCTGCTGGCTGGGGTCTCGGTGCTGGGCCTGGCGGTGGGCTTCGGCGCGCAGAGCCTGATCAAGGACGTGTTCAACGGCTTTTTCATCCTGCTGGAAGACCAGTACGGGGTCGGCGACGTGATCACGGTGAACAGCGGACCGCTGAGCGGCAACGTGGAGCGCCTGAACCTGCGCGCCACCGCCCTGCGCGCGCTCGACGGGACCGTCCATATCGTGCCCAACGGCCAGATTCAGACCGTCAGCGTGAGCAGCAAGGACTGGTCGCGGGTGGTCGCCACGGTGGACGTGACCTACGCCGCCAACATCAACGATGCGCTGCGGGTGCTGGAAGCGGTCAGCAACGAGCTGCACGCCGACCCCGCCTGGGCGCACTACTTTCTGGAAGCTCCCGAGATTCAGGGGGTGACCCAACTCGCGCCCGATGGGGTGACCCTGCGGGCGCTGTTCAAGGTGCAGCCCAAGAGCCAGTTCGCGGTCGGGCGTGAGTTCAACCGCCGCATCAAGATCGCGATGGACCAGGCCGGAATCGAGATCCCCTTTCCGCAGCGCTCGCTGAACTTCGGGGCCGCGCCGCTGGAGATCCGGTTGACCCAGGAGGCGGCCCCTGTCCGCGATCCGCGCGAGACCCAGAACCGCACCCAGGCGCCGGTCAAGCCCAGCCTGCTGCGCGACCCCGACGAGGACGAGCAGACCTGA
- the rplO gene encoding 50S ribosomal protein L15, protein MKLHELTPAPGSRKSRKRVGRGPGGTDKTAGRGHKGQKSRSGAGKGSFFGGGGSTLISRLPKRGFNNVGTTYEVINLSQLADLEGETFDRAALELAGLVRRKNRPVKLLGRGEISRAVTLHVDAASASAVQAIEAAGGRVVLPQNDSEAASTEQAG, encoded by the coding sequence GTGAAGCTTCACGAACTCACTCCCGCTCCTGGCAGCCGCAAGAGCCGCAAGCGCGTCGGGCGTGGTCCCGGCGGCACCGACAAGACCGCCGGGCGCGGGCACAAGGGCCAGAAGTCGCGCAGCGGCGCGGGCAAAGGCTCGTTTTTCGGCGGCGGCGGCAGCACGCTGATCTCCAGGCTGCCCAAGCGCGGCTTCAACAACGTCGGCACGACCTACGAGGTCATCAACCTCTCGCAGCTCGCGGACCTCGAGGGCGAAACCTTCGACCGCGCGGCGCTGGAACTCGCGGGCCTGGTGCGCCGCAAGAACCGCCCGGTCAAGCTGCTGGGCCGCGGCGAGATCAGCCGCGCCGTGACGCTGCACGTGGACGCAGCGAGCGCCTCGGCGGTGCAGGCCATCGAAGCGGCCGGTGGCCGGGTCGTCCTGCCCCAGAACGACAGCGAGGCCGCGTCGACCGAGCAGGCGGGCTAA
- the trxA gene encoding thioredoxin encodes MKPVELTDSNFQTETGQGLTLVDFWAPWCGPCRIIAPVIEELAGQYEGRVKVAKLNVDDNPAVSGQYRVMSIPTMILFKDGQPVEGMVGAQPKRAFEALLDKYAQPAAAVSN; translated from the coding sequence ATGAAGCCTGTGGAACTCACGGACAGCAACTTCCAGACCGAGACGGGCCAGGGTCTCACGCTGGTGGACTTCTGGGCGCCCTGGTGCGGTCCCTGCCGCATCATCGCCCCGGTCATCGAGGAACTCGCCGGGCAGTACGAGGGCCGGGTCAAGGTCGCCAAGCTCAACGTGGACGACAACCCCGCCGTCTCCGGCCAGTACCGCGTGATGAGCATCCCCACCATGATCCTGTTCAAGGACGGCCAGCCGGTCGAAGGCATGGTCGGTGCCCAGCCCAAGCGCGCTTTCGAGGCGCTGCTCGACAAGTACGCCCAGCCTGCGGCCGCCGTCAGCAACTGA
- the rpsM gene encoding 30S ribosomal protein S13, which translates to MARIAGVDLPREKRVEIGLTYIYGIGLTRSKEVLAQTGINPDTRVKNLSEAEQSSLRDVIERTFKVEGDLRSEVGQNIKRLMDIGAYRGLRHRRGLPVRGQRTKTNARTRKGPRKTVAGKKKAARK; encoded by the coding sequence ATGGCGCGCATTGCTGGCGTCGACCTTCCGCGCGAGAAGCGCGTCGAGATTGGCCTGACCTACATCTACGGCATCGGCCTGACCCGCTCCAAGGAAGTGCTCGCGCAGACCGGGATCAACCCCGACACCCGCGTGAAGAACCTCAGCGAGGCCGAGCAGTCTTCCCTGCGTGACGTCATCGAGCGGACCTTCAAGGTCGAGGGTGACCTGCGCAGCGAGGTCGGACAGAACATCAAGCGGCTGATGGACATCGGCGCGTACCGTGGCCTGCGCCACCGCCGCGGCCTGCCGGTCCGGGGCCAACGCACCAAGACCAACGCCCGCACCCGCAAGGGACCGCGCAAGACCGTCGCAGGCAAGAAGAAGGCGGCGAGGAAGTAA
- a CDS encoding DUF309 domain-containing protein → MPENFGEALRAGARLFGRGEWWEAHEAWEGPWQRASGEERHFLQALILLAAALHKRWHHGSLTHRNFEKAGRYLDRLPPEYAGVDLRRLRAEVWEALHDPALRPQITPHASAPPPGQGATGVD, encoded by the coding sequence ATGCCGGAGAACTTCGGGGAGGCGCTGCGGGCCGGAGCGCGGCTGTTTGGCAGGGGCGAGTGGTGGGAGGCGCACGAGGCCTGGGAGGGTCCCTGGCAGCGCGCCAGCGGCGAGGAGCGGCACTTTCTTCAGGCCCTGATCCTGCTTGCGGCGGCCCTGCACAAGCGCTGGCACCACGGCAGCCTGACCCACCGCAACTTCGAGAAGGCCGGGCGCTACCTCGACCGCCTGCCGCCCGAGTACGCCGGGGTAGACCTGCGGCGGCTGCGCGCCGAGGTGTGGGAGGCGCTGCATGACCCGGCGCTGCGCCCTCAGATCACGCCGCACGCCTCTGCACCGCCTCCGGGACAGGGAGCCACCGGGGTGGATTGA
- the rpsK gene encoding 30S ribosomal protein S11, translating into MAKTTKGKTPRRARRNISAGRAYVHASYNNTIVTITDLDGNSVAWSSGGTIGYKGSKKGTPYAAQLAAADAVKKAQQTFGMNVVDVVVRGTGSGREQAIRAIQASGIEVKSIMDDSPVPHNGCRPKKKHRA; encoded by the coding sequence ATGGCGAAAACCACCAAGGGCAAGACCCCCCGCCGCGCCCGGCGCAACATCAGCGCGGGCCGCGCGTACGTCCACGCGAGCTACAACAACACCATCGTGACCATCACCGACCTCGACGGCAACTCCGTCGCGTGGTCCTCGGGCGGCACCATCGGCTACAAAGGCAGCAAGAAGGGCACGCCCTACGCGGCCCAGCTCGCCGCTGCCGACGCTGTGAAAAAGGCCCAGCAGACCTTTGGCATGAACGTCGTGGACGTGGTCGTGCGCGGCACCGGTTCGGGCCGTGAGCAGGCGATTCGCGCGATCCAGGCTTCGGGCATCGAAGTCAAGTCGATCATGGACGACAGCCCCGTGCCCCACAACGGCTGCCGTCCCAAGAAAAAGCACCGCGCATAA